One region of Trichosurus vulpecula isolate mTriVul1 chromosome 1, mTriVul1.pri, whole genome shotgun sequence genomic DNA includes:
- the DNASE2 gene encoding deoxyribonuclease-2-alpha, giving the protein MATLLLLAGLLPAAAAISCYGDAGQPVDWFVTYKLPALTDSLKGLNYMYLDGNSGGWQEGATSIDSTQGAVGRTMNQLYQGNLSELAYLLYNDQPPSGNEDPDTIYRGHTKGVLLLNRDSGIWLVHSVPHFPPHANSSYGWPQTAQTYGQTLLCVTFAYSQFQEIGKQLTYTYPQVYDYRLEGSFAQDLPELKQAAQGHHVGQGPWNRSVALTSRAGLVFQSFAKFDDFQEDLYSGWLTTALGSDLFVQFWPRTSKVLPSSCSGPFHVLNVVELAFPDSTVPPFSATHDHAKWCVTLNSTWTCIGDLNRNYAEEHRGGGTLCSQMPALWKAFWPLVRKFEHCPSIRPEVKDH; this is encoded by the exons ATGGCGACCCTCCTGCTCCTGGCAGGGCTCCTGCCGGCGGCTGCCGCCATCTCCTGCTATGGAGACGCTGGACAGCCCGTGGACTG GTTCGTGACCTACAAGCTACCTGCCCTGACTGATTCTTTGAAAGGACTCAACTACATGTACCTGGATGGGAATAGTGGGGGCTGGCAAGAGGGTGCCACATCCATCGACAGCACCCAGGGCGCTGTGGGGCGGACCATGAATCAACTGTACCAAGGCAACTTGAGTGAG CTGGCTTACCTACTGTACAATGACCAGCCACCCTCAGGTAATGAAGACCCTGACACCATCTACCGAGGACACACCAAGG GTGTGCTTCTCCTGAACAGAGATAGTGGCATCTGGCTGGTCCACAGTGTCCCTCACTTCCCACCACATGCTAACTCATCCTATGGCTGGCCCCAAACTGCCCAGACCTATGGACAGACCCTACTCTGTGTCACCTTCGCCTATAGCCAGTTCCAAGAGATTG GCAAACAGCTGACCTATACCTATCCGCAGGTCTATGACTACAGGCTAGAAGGATCCTTTGCCCAGGACCTGCCAGAGCTAAAACaagctgcccaaggtcaccatGTGGGCCAGGGCCCCTGGAATCGAAGTGTTGCTCTCACCTCAAGAGCTGGGCTTGTCTTCCAGAGCTTTGCCAAGTTTGATGACTTCCAAGAAG ACCTATACTCCGGCTGGCTGACCACAGCTCTGGGCAGTGACCTGTTTGTCCAGTTCTGGCCCAGAACAAGTAAGGTGCTGCCTTCCAGCTGCTCTGGCCCCTTCCATGTATTAAATGTGGTAGAGCTGGCCTTCCCTGACTCAACTGTGCCTCCCTTCAGTGCCACCCATGACCATGCCAAGTGGTGTGTGACTCTCAATAGCACCTGGACGTGCATAGGGGACCTGAACCGCAACTATGCAGAGGAACATCGTGGTGGGGGGACTCTCTGTTCCCAAATGCCTGCCCTGTGGAAAGCCTTCTGGCCCCTGGTGAGAAAATTTGAGCATTGTCCATCAATAAGGCCTGAGGTCAAGGATCATTGA